From the Euphorbia lathyris chromosome 6, ddEupLath1.1, whole genome shotgun sequence genome, one window contains:
- the LOC136232364 gene encoding mitogen-activated protein kinase kinase kinase 3-like has product MGLFSKPPTLPALPPSIKDDTPPIRWRKGGLIGEGSFGKVYMGMNLDSGELLAVKQVLIAPNSASKEKTQACIRELEAEVELLKNLSHQNIVKYLGTTREDDSLNVLLELVPSGSISSLLEKFGSFPESVIRMYTKQLLLGVEYLHKNGIMHRDIKGANILVDNKGCIKLADFGASKKVVEQDTINGAKSLKGIPYFMAPEVILETGHSFSADIWSVGCTVIEMATGKPPWSQQYQGMAAFYHIGATKSHPPIPKHLSSEAKDFLSKCFQREPDLRAVASDLLQHPFVIGLHEQHLIFPNSVRESVIVLANYGVDIKNPLRMFVKLAI; this is encoded by the exons ATGGGTTTATTTTCTAAGCCTCCAACACTGCCAGCTCTTCCGCCTAGTATTAAAGATGATACTCCCCCAATCCGGTGGCGAAAGGGAGGGTTGATTGGGGAGGGTTCGTTTGGGAAGGTTTATATGGGGATGAATCTTGATTCAGGAGAGCTTCTTGCTGTTAAACAG gTTTTGATTGCTCCCAATAGTGCTTCGAAAGAGAAAACGCAG GCTTGCATAAGGGAGCTTGAAGCCGAAGTAGAACTTCTAAAAAATCTTTCACATCAAAACATTGTT AAATATTTGGGAACTACTAGAGAAGATGACTCTTTAAACGTTCTGTTGGAACTTGTTCCTAGTGGGTCCATATCATCACTCCTGGAGAAATTTGGATCCTTCCCTGAGTCC GTTATAAGAATGTACACAAAACAACTGTTATTGGGAGTAGAATATCTACATAAGAATGGAATCATGCACAGGGACATCAAG GGGGCAAACATTCTTGTTGATAACAAGGGATGCATTAAACTTGCTGACTTTGGAGCATCCAAGAAAGTAGTAGAGCAG GATACTATAAATGGTGCAAAGTCACTGAAGGGTATTCCATACTTTATGGCTCCTGAAGTTATTCTCGAGACGGGGCATAGCTT CTCTGCTGATATATGGAGTGTTGGATGTACTGTGATTGAGATGGCTACGGGAAAGCCCCCATGGAGCCAGCAGTATCAAGGG atGGCTGCCTTCTACCACATTGGTGCTACAAAATCACATCCTCCCATCCCTAAACACCTTTCATCAGAGGCAAAGGACTTTCTGTCTAAGTGTTTTCAGAG GGAGCCAGACTTGAGGGCTGTTGCATCTGACTTGTTGCAG CATCCGTTTGTCATTGGACTCCATGAACAACATTTAATCTTCCCCAATTCAGTTAGG GAATCTGTTATTGTATTGGCCAATTATGGGGTGGATATTAAGAATCC ATTGAGGATGTTTGTGAAATTGGCAATTTGA
- the LOC136232976 gene encoding uncharacterized zinc finger CCHC domain-containing protein At4g19190, giving the protein MEGEEGEGLRLSKRINDGEVDYKTKSGTAWSHSYLNQKPWHPLSYPNQRRKWIAEQTNAQRERRAEEVAREYAQEQEFFRQAALISKKEKEKIEMMKAVSFMYVRPPGYNAESAKAAEIADERKKEELDDPFQKPLEAPPEASSTRDPSGEEKKKSRPRDVFGRTVPTEEEFEVLKNAPRLETGVAARAKPFAVEVRNVKCIRCSNFGHQSGDRECPLKDAIMPNEESRLKRDDPLTAIIAQTDPTEPLKWELKQKPGMSPPRGGFRPDDPNQQIVAEDIFDEYGGFLSGDIPQLLTTFSPAKSVKKTKKSKKPKHRRDSSPSGKLKSPEENGSSSPSDNEEKRSKNKRKKKANRSESSLFHDLKFDRHTKSSRHKRAYSSDDFEYGRHHQSEKSRQKYAHSSEDSDIEGHHTSTSSRKKHLSLSERSSSDRHRRIDKKQKNYRHSSDDSDLDRKHRSKHRHHH; this is encoded by the exons ATGGAGGGTGAAGAAGGAGAAGGTTTAAGACTGAGCAAGAGAATCAATGATGGCGAAGTTGATTACAAAACCAAATCTGGCACTGCGTGGAGCCATTCTTATCTCAACCAGAAGCCATGGCATCCCCTTTCCTATCCTAATCAACGCCGCAAGTGGATTGCTGAGCAGACCAACGCCCAGCGTGAACGTCGAGCCGAGGAAGTAGCCCGTGAG TATGCTCAAGAACAGGAATTCTTTCGCCAGGCTGCTCTTATctccaagaaagaaaaagagaag ATAGAGATGATGAAAGCTGTTAGCTTTATGTATGTTCGTCCACCTGGTTATAATGCTGAAAGTGCCAAGGCAGCAGAGATTGCTGATGAAAGGAAAAAAGAGGAATTGGATGACCCATTTCAGAAACCACTTGAAGC CCCACCGGAAGCAAGCTCTACTAGAGATCCTTCaggagaagagaaaaagaaatcaaGGCCGAGGGATGTTTTTGGCCGTACTGTACCAACTGAAGAAGAATTCGAGGTTCTTAAAAATGCTCCAAG GCTGGAGACAGGTGTTGCTGCAAGAGCAAAGCCTTTTGCGGTCGAAGTGCGTAATGTAAAATGCATAAGATGTAGCAATTTTGGACACCAAAGTGGTGATCGGGAATGTCCACTGAAAGATGCTATAATGCCTAATGAAGAGAGTCGATTAAAACGAGATGATCCCTTGACTGCCATCATTGCTCAAACGGATCCTACTGAG CCATTGAAGTGGGAGCTGAAGCAAAAACCAGGAATGAGTCCTCCTCGTGGGGGTTTTAGGCCCGATGATCCCAATCAGCAAATTGTTGCTGAGGACATATTTGATGAATATGGAG GGTTTCTCAGTGGTGATATCCCTCAGTTGCTGACCACCTTTTCCCCAGCAAAATCCGTAAAAAAGACCAAAAAGTCAAAAAAGCCTAAACATAGAAGGGATTCATCACCAAGTGGAAAATTGAAGTCTCCTGAAGAAAATGGGTCATCTTCACCTTCTGATAATGAAGAGAAGAGATCAAAGAACAAGAGAAAAAAGAAGGCGAACCGTTCTGAATCAAGTTTGTTTCATGATTTGAAGTTCGATAGGCATACAAAGAGTAGCAGACATAAGCGTGCATATTCATCTGATGATTTCGAGTATGGTAGGCACCATCAGAGTGAAAAGAGCAGGCAAAAGTATGCTCATTCATCCGAAGATTCTGATATTGAAGGGCACCATACAAGCACTAGTAGTAGAAAGAAGCATTTATCTTTGTCTGAACGTTCATCTTCTGATAGGCATCGCAGAATtgacaagaaacaaaaaaattatCGACATTCATCTGATGATTCAGACTTAGATAGAAAACACAGAAGTAAACATCGCCATCATCATTGA
- the LOC136233607 gene encoding eukaryotic translation initiation factor 2 subunit beta-like codes for MVKMILWLVDQIGSIRLPNSASAFADDDLCQIHDEDDLMVGGSNRSNSASASADLNKKNTYTDEEERRSKGDETQIDHTDKRAKARTRELDTKKVAIGRNREKRRQGENKRYIRDVTTGKASSPDRELAGDRRRTVIRPPQVLLEGTKKTVSELAGDRRRTVIRPPQVLLEGTKKTVSELAGDRRRTVIRPPLVLREGTNKTFFVNFMDLCKKMHRQPDHVMAFLLAELGTSGSLDGQQRLVVKGIFAPKKIERILRGYINEYVSCLGCKSPDTILSKENRLFFLRCEKCGSGRSVAPIKDGLVARVSRRNAWT; via the exons ATGGTGAAGATGATCTTATGGTTGGTGGATCAAATAGGTTCAATTCGGCTTCCGAATTCGGCTTCCGCGTTTGCTGACGATGATTTGTGCCAAATTCATGATGAAGATGATCTTATGGTTGGTGGATCAAATAGGTCCAATTCGGCTTCCGCGTCTGCTGATTTAAATAAG AAAAATACTTACACAGAtgaagaggagagaagaagtAAAGGAGATGAAACACAGATAGATCACACGGACAAGAGAGCAAAAGCTCGCACAAGGGAATTAGACACAAAAAAGGTCGCGATTGGAAGAAACAGGGAGAAGCGCAGACAGGGAGAGAATAAGAGATATATTAG AGATGTTACGACCGGGAAGGCATCATCTCCAGACCGGGAGCTTGCTGGAGATAGGCGGAGAACTGTAATAAGACCTCCTCAGGTTCTTCTCGAAGGGACAAAGAAAACTGTTTCGGAGCTTGCTGGAGATAGACGGAGAACTGTAATAAGACCTCCTCAGGTTCTTCTCGAAGGGACAAAGAAAACCGTTTCGGAGCTTGCTGGAGATAGACGGAGAACTGTAATTAGACCTCCACTAGTTCTTCGTGAAGGGACAAATAAAACTTTTTTTGTGAATTTCATGGATCTTTGCAAAAA AATGCATCGACAACCAGACCATGTGATGGCGTTCTTACTTGCTGAGTTGGGGACAAGTGGATCACTTGATGGACAGCAAAGGCTAGTTGTGAAGGGGATATTTGCCCCAAAAAAAATCGAAAGGATCTTGCGTGGATATATCA ACGAGTATGTCAGTTGCCTTGGTTGTAAAAGTCCAGACACTATACTTTCAAAGGagaatcgtttgtttttcctcAGATGTGAGAAG TGTGGTTCTGGACGATCAGTTGCACCTATCAAAGATGGTTTGGTTGCCCGTGTCAGTCGTAGAAATGCATGGACATAG